One genomic window of Methanosalsum zhilinae DSM 4017 includes the following:
- a CDS encoding methylenetetrahydrofolate reductase C-terminal domain-containing protein, translating into MIISQDKPFEEILELLQDHRAIFIIGCNTCASKLHVGGEEEILKMRSGLEDAGKDVIGWALPTAACSIRSWEHLAEKDRSIEKADAVLVMACGSGASVISRVTDMQVYTSNNTTSLGGIFKGEILPDQCKMCGSCIISNFGGICPTAQCPKNLLNGPCGGCANGKCETDPDKDCAWEVIYLKLKEMNRLDLVEKIYQPRENK; encoded by the coding sequence ATGATAATATCTCAAGACAAACCTTTTGAAGAGATTCTTGAACTACTTCAGGATCATAGAGCAATTTTTATCATTGGATGCAATACATGTGCCTCAAAGCTTCATGTAGGTGGCGAGGAAGAGATCCTCAAGATGAGATCAGGTCTTGAGGATGCAGGTAAAGATGTAATAGGATGGGCACTGCCAACAGCTGCCTGCAGTATAAGATCATGGGAGCACCTGGCAGAGAAGGACAGGTCAATCGAGAAGGCCGATGCTGTGCTGGTAATGGCATGTGGCAGTGGTGCTTCTGTGATAAGCAGAGTTACGGATATGCAGGTATATACCTCCAATAACACGACTTCTCTTGGAGGCATCTTCAAAGGTGAAATACTTCCGGACCAGTGTAAGATGTGTGGTAGCTGCATAATTTCTAATTTTGGTGGAATCTGTCCCACAGCACAGTGTCCCAAGAACCTCCTGAATGGGCCCTGTGGAGGGTGTGCTAATGGTAAATGTGAAACAGACCCGGATAAGGATTGTGCGTGGGAAGTGATCTACCTGAAACTTAAGGAAATGAACCGGCTGGATCTGGTGGAAAAGATATATCAGCCCAGGGAAAATAAATGA
- a CDS encoding methylenetetrahydrofolate reductase → MHSLFQDKIRSGSFVITAEITPPKGTDTTKAIENADMLRGCVDALNITDNNRAVMRMSPVALGAILQERGHEVIVQMTCRDRNRLALQSELLGACALGIGNICVMTGDHVKSGDHQGAKSVYDLDSVQLLSMIRKMMNGSDLYGNPLESAPEFMVGAVSNIDPGQAMQMLKFKKKIIEGADFIQTQAVYDSDLFEGFMEYAREFKVPVIAGIIPLKSAKMARFMNENVPGIQIGEDLIERMEQARDPVNEGLEISCEIISRIRPICQGIHLMPIGQHLNTQRLLEMAGFSKQ, encoded by the coding sequence ATGCATTCACTATTTCAGGATAAGATCAGATCAGGAAGCTTTGTTATCACTGCTGAGATCACCCCGCCCAAAGGAACCGATACTACAAAAGCTATAGAAAATGCAGATATGCTCAGAGGCTGTGTGGATGCTCTCAATATTACAGATAATAACCGGGCCGTTATGCGAATGAGTCCGGTGGCTCTTGGTGCGATTTTGCAGGAGAGGGGACATGAAGTGATAGTGCAGATGACGTGCAGGGACCGAAACCGCCTTGCGCTTCAGTCTGAACTGCTAGGTGCCTGTGCTCTTGGAATTGGGAACATATGTGTGATGACCGGTGACCATGTAAAAAGCGGTGATCACCAGGGTGCAAAATCCGTTTATGATCTTGATTCGGTACAGCTCCTGTCCATGATCCGTAAAATGATGAACGGTTCTGACCTTTATGGAAATCCTCTGGAATCAGCTCCTGAGTTTATGGTGGGGGCAGTTTCTAACATAGATCCCGGTCAGGCCATGCAGATGCTAAAATTTAAAAAAAAGATCATTGAAGGAGCTGATTTCATACAGACTCAGGCTGTATATGATTCCGATCTTTTTGAAGGTTTTATGGAATATGCCCGGGAATTTAAGGTACCTGTCATTGCCGGTATAATTCCTCTCAAATCTGCAAAAATGGCACGGTTTATGAACGAAAATGTGCCTGGGATACAAATCGGTGAGGATCTTATTGAGAGGATGGAGCAGGCAAGGGATCCTGTGAATGAAGGGCTTGAGATAAGCTGTGAGATCATCAGCAGGATCAGACCGATATGCCAGGGAATCCATTTAATGCCGATTGGACAACACTTAAATACACAGAGGCTACTTGAAATGGCTGGATTTTCTAAACAATAA
- the thiC gene encoding phosphomethylpyrimidine synthase ThiC: MKTTQIEYARSGVITPQMKQVSRTEDIAEDDVLRRVLNGNLVIMTRDNGSQTAIGNGASTKVNVNLGTSSASIDPDAETEKARVAEKYGADTITDLSMGGDIRSIRKTIFDNTSIPLTTVPIYQSVVENGIENITADDILTTLEDHVHEGVSSVVLHCVERKMLESLRGSGRIMGMVSKGGSFTSAFMLENECENPFIDNFDHVLDILKERDVVLSLGNTMRSGCVYDNPDPAQMMEIETNISLAHRANQEGVQVIVEGLGGHLSASQIPLHVSSYKSRSPFPLFVAGPLPTDIAPGYDHISGAVGASIASGAGADYMCYITPSEHLSLPNPQQVREGLIAFKIAAHIGDSIKYGASTKDLQLARRRAVFDWEGQMEYALDPDRPREMCPKTGPCSMCGEYCAIKIMGDYLSSKG, encoded by the coding sequence ATGAAGACCACTCAGATTGAATATGCACGAAGTGGAGTAATCACTCCTCAGATGAAGCAGGTTTCCAGGACTGAAGATATTGCTGAGGATGATGTTCTCAGAAGGGTCCTGAACGGAAATCTTGTGATAATGACCCGGGATAATGGCTCCCAGACAGCGATTGGAAATGGTGCGAGCACCAAAGTCAATGTAAATCTTGGTACATCTTCTGCAAGCATTGATCCCGATGCAGAGACTGAGAAGGCCAGAGTTGCTGAAAAATACGGAGCAGATACAATAACAGATCTGTCCATGGGGGGAGATATCAGATCCATAAGAAAGACCATCTTTGATAATACCTCAATTCCATTAACTACAGTACCCATTTATCAGTCTGTAGTTGAGAATGGGATAGAAAATATTACTGCTGATGATATACTGACAACACTGGAGGATCATGTTCATGAGGGTGTGAGTTCTGTTGTACTCCACTGTGTTGAGAGGAAAATGCTGGAAAGTCTAAGGGGCTCGGGACGTATTATGGGAATGGTTTCAAAAGGTGGCTCCTTTACCAGTGCCTTCATGCTGGAAAATGAATGCGAGAACCCATTCATAGACAATTTTGATCATGTATTGGATATCCTAAAAGAGAGGGATGTTGTCCTGTCACTGGGCAATACAATGCGAAGCGGCTGTGTATACGACAATCCTGATCCTGCACAGATGATGGAGATAGAGACCAATATATCCCTTGCACACAGGGCGAACCAGGAGGGGGTGCAGGTCATAGTGGAAGGTCTTGGTGGACACCTGAGTGCATCGCAGATTCCCCTCCATGTAAGCTCCTATAAGTCCAGGTCACCATTTCCGTTATTTGTTGCCGGACCCCTGCCAACCGACATTGCACCAGGATATGATCATATCTCCGGTGCCGTAGGAGCAAGTATTGCCAGTGGAGCAGGTGCAGATTACATGTGCTATATCACTCCTTCAGAACACCTCTCACTTCCAAATCCCCAGCAGGTTCGAGAAGGCCTGATCGCCTTTAAGATCGCTGCCCATATTGGTGATTCTATCAAATATGGTGCAAGTACAAAGGATCTCCAACTTGCACGAAGAAGAGCTGTATTTGACTGGGAAGGGCAGATGGAATACGCACTGGATCCTGACAGGCCCCGGGAAATGTGTCCAAAAACAGGCCCTTGCTCCATGTGTGGGGAGTACTGTGCCATAAAGATCATGGGAGATTATCTTTCTTCTAAAGGATGA
- the cofE gene encoding coenzyme F420-0:L-glutamate ligase: MNVRSSLQIYGIPTPVIVPGDSIADIIADSLDRAGIILKDRDVLVLAESAVATAEGRIVCLEDVCVSPVAGELAKKYLLDPREMELILQECDEVIGGVPGAVLTITDGTLSPNAGIDSSNAPEGHVVLLPENPVQSASKIRLVLEKRYSCKIGVIIGDSRTQPLRLGCVGIALATSGINPVEDARGACDLYNKPLTITHRAVADNMVSCAQLIMGEAGEGIPGVIIRGFNGDIVDEPIEMPLFSPDECMYYSNISRTGLK, from the coding sequence ATGAATGTCAGATCCTCATTACAGATTTATGGTATCCCCACTCCTGTAATTGTACCTGGCGACAGCATTGCGGATATTATCGCTGATTCGCTGGACCGGGCTGGAATTATTCTTAAAGATCGCGATGTTCTCGTTCTCGCAGAATCTGCAGTCGCAACAGCTGAAGGAAGGATTGTGTGTCTTGAGGATGTATGCGTATCCCCGGTTGCAGGGGAACTTGCAAAAAAATATCTGCTGGACCCCAGGGAAATGGAACTGATCCTGCAGGAATGTGATGAGGTCATAGGGGGCGTTCCAGGGGCAGTTCTTACGATTACCGATGGAACACTCTCTCCTAATGCAGGAATTGACAGTTCGAATGCTCCTGAAGGTCATGTCGTATTGCTTCCTGAGAATCCGGTACAGAGTGCATCTAAGATACGGTTAGTCCTGGAGAAGAGATATTCATGCAAGATAGGGGTGATCATAGGTGATAGCAGAACACAACCATTGCGTCTTGGATGTGTTGGGATTGCCCTTGCAACCTCAGGTATAAATCCTGTTGAAGATGCCAGAGGCGCATGCGATCTCTATAACAAACCGCTTACTATCACACACAGGGCGGTGGCTGATAATATGGTTTCCTGTGCCCAGCTGATCATGGGTGAGGCCGGAGAAGGCATCCCTGGGGTGATTATCAGAGGATTTAATGGGGACATTGTGGATGAACCAATAGAGATGCCATTGTTCTCTCCGGATGAGTGCATGTATTATAGCAACATATCCCGAACTGGTCTGAAATAA
- a CDS encoding thioredoxin family protein, with protein sequence MEQVIKMGKPILMDFTATWCGPCKMQKPILEELKEEMGDKVEIKEIDVDQNGDLAGKFGIRVVPTLVIEKDGAEVKRFTGVTKAEVLRGELEKVL encoded by the coding sequence ATCGAACAGGTGATTAAGATGGGCAAACCAATTTTAATGGATTTTACTGCGACATGGTGTGGACCCTGCAAAATGCAGAAACCTATCCTTGAGGAACTTAAAGAGGAAATGGGCGATAAAGTAGAAATAAAAGAAATCGATGTTGACCAGAACGGTGACCTTGCAGGCAAATTCGGGATACGGGTAGTTCCCACTCTTGTAATAGAGAAGGATGGGGCTGAGGTAAAGAGATTTACAGGTGTTACCAAGGCAGAGGTACTCAGGGGCGAACTTGAGAAAGTGCTCTGA
- a CDS encoding MBL fold metallo-hydrolase: MGVLAFRQKNARGNFKPHLSVRFRDAGSKPCVFSIDTSRTPKKYSQPDAYLITHAHSDHHGKSSMLSELSVCSDKTATALEIRHGREYRGATAGTYDKINIGDVTVKTCPTGHTVGSTAFYWENDVGTRILVTGDVKDYSMLPSCDVLITEANYGDVGDFSCYFQDDIEGLKSILNNGGRAAFGAYSFGKAQRMVQLFRDMGYRGPIEMEDDTKELTEKLMDDPGDLVSLGESGKDGICLVPPWNLNRLPQDIPRYVITGRCDYPYPSIQISDHLDVNGLIDMVKAIDPQVTIVYHPGGHRPQCFAGYLNSIGKDSIAIGDINNVLSNEFT; this comes from the coding sequence ATGGGAGTACTTGCCTTCAGGCAGAAGAATGCCCGGGGTAATTTTAAACCCCATCTATCGGTCAGATTCAGAGATGCAGGCTCTAAGCCCTGTGTATTTTCGATCGATACCAGCCGTACTCCAAAGAAATACTCTCAACCGGATGCGTATCTGATCACCCATGCTCATTCGGATCATCATGGCAAATCCAGTATGCTTTCTGAACTTTCTGTCTGTTCTGATAAAACAGCAACTGCACTTGAGATCCGGCACGGGAGAGAATACAGGGGGGCAACAGCTGGAACATATGATAAAATCAATATAGGTGATGTTACTGTAAAGACCTGTCCCACAGGACATACGGTTGGATCTACTGCCTTTTACTGGGAAAATGATGTAGGAACCCGAATACTTGTGACAGGAGATGTTAAGGATTACTCAATGCTTCCTTCATGTGATGTACTGATAACTGAGGCAAATTACGGAGATGTGGGAGATTTTTCATGCTATTTCCAGGATGATATAGAGGGACTTAAATCGATCCTGAACAATGGTGGCAGGGCTGCGTTTGGAGCATATTCTTTTGGAAAGGCACAGAGGATGGTTCAGCTTTTCAGGGATATGGGATACAGAGGCCCTATAGAGATGGAGGACGATACAAAGGAACTTACCGAGAAACTTATGGACGATCCGGGTGATCTTGTATCCCTTGGGGAATCCGGTAAAGATGGTATATGCCTGGTACCTCCATGGAACCTGAACAGACTTCCTCAGGATATTCCCAGATATGTAATTACAGGCAGATGTGACTATCCTTATCCTTCGATTCAGATAAGTGATCATCTTGATGTTAATGGCCTTATTGATATGGTAAAGGCCATAGATCCACAGGTAACTATCGTGTATCATCCAGGTGGCCACAGGCCACAGTGCTTTGCAGGATACTTAAATTCCATAGGAAAGGATTCAATTGCAATAGGTGATATCAATAATGTCCTGAGTAACGAGTTCACTTGA
- a CDS encoding EMC6-like membrane protein, protein MKNKKKSRPSKKEDAENKDQKDPLQIKEKTPEERKQSHIEGVIKTAVASVIGIIAGIAAYFALGSALDTPWYSVIIIVAILAFYLQRAVLPVIKIDTKQFGLKDWLYVEFLVLDFFLVTWILMLN, encoded by the coding sequence TTGAAGAACAAAAAGAAATCCAGACCCTCAAAGAAGGAAGATGCCGAAAATAAAGATCAGAAGGATCCGTTACAGATAAAGGAGAAGACACCTGAAGAGAGGAAGCAGTCTCATATTGAGGGAGTTATAAAGACCGCTGTTGCATCTGTAATTGGTATTATTGCAGGGATAGCGGCATATTTTGCACTGGGAAGTGCACTTGATACTCCATGGTATTCAGTTATCATCATAGTTGCCATACTGGCATTTTATCTTCAGCGTGCTGTCCTGCCTGTAATAAAGATCGATACAAAACAGTTTGGCCTCAAGGACTGGTTATATGTTGAATTCCTTGTGCTGGATTTCTTCCTGGTTACATGGATACTGATGCTGAACTGA
- a CDS encoding ribosome biogenesis/translation initiation ATPase RLI — MRIAILNRDRCQPRRCSHECEKYCPRVRTGDETIVFGEDGKPIISEEMCVGCGICINRCPFDAIMIIGLPEELDKPTHRYGQNGFALYGLPIPQKGRVTGILGPNGIGKSTAVKILSGSLIPNFGEEKGDWDTVLEYYSGTALYDYFRDIVSGKMKISQKPQYVDMIPKAFSGKTRDLLKKADERGVFDYLVEKLDLGNIIDRDISNLSGGELQRVAIAACAGKEADFYFFDEISSYLDIYQRINSARLIQELAEEKAVMVVEHDLAILDMLADVVHVAYGVSGGYGVITYPKGVRISINQYLKGYLPEENVRIRPEAIEFEVHPPKIEKEIHTVLDYPSFSLKYGKGFHLKAEAGNLKEGEVLGIVGPNGIGKSTFVRVLAGEIEPEEGEIDLDIKVSYKPQYIVGDSPMQVRYFLGQITDKFNTSYYQAEIGKPLQLEKLYDRMLTDLSGGELQRVAIAACLSRDADLYLLDEPSAHLDVEQRSMATKTIKRFAENTKKTAMVVDHDIYMIDMLSERMIVFEGTPAVNGTANSPTTMHQGMNRFLSNLNITFRRDEDTSRPRVNKPGSRLDREQKESGEFYYYRVE; from the coding sequence ATGCGAATTGCAATATTGAACAGGGACAGATGTCAGCCAAGAAGATGCAGTCATGAATGTGAGAAGTACTGTCCAAGGGTCAGGACAGGCGACGAAACAATAGTTTTTGGAGAGGATGGAAAACCCATCATTTCAGAAGAGATGTGTGTTGGCTGTGGAATATGTATCAATAGATGTCCCTTTGATGCAATTATGATCATTGGACTTCCAGAAGAACTGGATAAACCAACTCACAGGTATGGCCAGAATGGGTTTGCACTCTATGGGCTGCCTATACCTCAGAAGGGTCGTGTTACAGGTATACTTGGTCCCAATGGAATTGGTAAAAGTACTGCTGTAAAGATCCTCTCAGGTTCATTAATTCCAAATTTTGGTGAAGAAAAGGGTGACTGGGATACAGTTCTTGAATATTATTCAGGTACGGCTCTTTATGATTATTTTAGGGATATTGTCAGCGGGAAGATGAAAATTTCCCAGAAACCTCAGTATGTTGATATGATCCCAAAGGCATTCTCCGGAAAGACACGTGATCTTCTAAAAAAGGCAGATGAACGGGGGGTCTTTGATTATCTGGTGGAGAAACTTGATCTTGGGAATATAATCGATCGTGATATCTCCAATTTAAGCGGTGGTGAACTGCAGAGGGTGGCAATTGCAGCATGTGCTGGCAAAGAAGCTGATTTTTATTTCTTTGATGAGATAAGTTCCTATCTGGATATCTACCAGCGGATAAACTCTGCAAGGCTTATTCAGGAACTGGCAGAGGAAAAAGCAGTTATGGTGGTGGAACATGACCTTGCTATACTGGATATGCTGGCAGATGTTGTACATGTGGCATATGGTGTTTCTGGTGGATATGGTGTCATTACGTACCCAAAGGGTGTGCGGATCTCGATCAACCAGTACCTTAAGGGGTACCTTCCTGAAGAAAATGTGCGCATAAGGCCGGAAGCAATTGAGTTTGAAGTGCATCCTCCCAAAATAGAAAAAGAAATTCATACTGTGCTGGACTATCCTTCTTTCTCTCTAAAATACGGCAAAGGATTTCATCTCAAGGCAGAAGCAGGTAACCTGAAGGAAGGTGAGGTTCTGGGTATTGTCGGTCCCAATGGTATCGGTAAATCCACATTTGTCAGAGTACTGGCAGGTGAAATCGAGCCTGAAGAAGGTGAAATAGATCTTGATATCAAGGTTTCCTATAAACCACAGTATATAGTAGGAGATTCTCCGATGCAGGTAAGATATTTCCTTGGCCAGATAACCGATAAATTCAATACCAGTTATTATCAGGCAGAGATTGGAAAACCTCTCCAGCTTGAGAAACTCTATGACAGAATGCTTACGGATCTTAGTGGCGGTGAGTTGCAGAGGGTGGCAATTGCAGCTTGTCTAAGCCGTGATGCTGACCTCTATCTTCTGGATGAGCCCAGTGCGCATCTGGATGTGGAGCAGAGATCAATGGCCACAAAAACAATCAAGAGATTTGCAGAAAATACCAAGAAAACCGCTATGGTTGTGGATCATGATATATACATGATAGATATGCTGAGTGAGCGGATGATTGTTTTTGAGGGTACTCCTGCAGTCAATGGTACAGCAAATTCCCCGACGACCATGCATCAGGGAATGAACCGCTTTCTCAGCAATCTGAATATTACTTTCCGAAGGGATGAGGATACTTC